From one Lycium ferocissimum isolate CSIRO_LF1 chromosome 7, AGI_CSIRO_Lferr_CH_V1, whole genome shotgun sequence genomic stretch:
- the LOC132065687 gene encoding histone H4, producing the protein MSGRGKGGKGLGKGGAKRHRKVLRDNIQGITKPAIRRLARRGGVKRISGLIYEETRGVLKIFLENVIRDAVTYTEHARRKTVTAMDVVYALKRQGRTLYGFGG; encoded by the coding sequence ATGTCGGGTCGTGGAAAGGGAGGAAAAGGGTTAGGAAAAGGAGGAGCAAAACGACACCGTAAAGTCCTTAGAGATAACATTCAAGGTATCACTAAGCCTGCTATTAGGCGTTTAGCACGTAGAGGTGGTGTGAAGCGTATAAGTGGACTAATCTATGAGGAGACACGTGGCGTGCTGAAGATATTCTTAGAGAATGTGATACGTGATGCTGTTACTTACACTGAGCATGCTAGGAGGAAGACTGTTACTGCTATGGATGTTGTTTATGCTCTTAAGAGGCAAGGAAGGACATTGTATGGGTTTGGTGGTTGA